From Astyanax mexicanus isolate ESR-SI-001 chromosome 13, AstMex3_surface, whole genome shotgun sequence, the proteins below share one genomic window:
- the LOC125780683 gene encoding phospholipase A and acyltransferase 4-like, whose protein sequence is MMIIGLQGRPESPNVGDLIEFSRVIYSHWAVYVGDGYVIHLTKNKNKPNKGEVKRDRLLYVAGCFRYKVNNILDYKYERKEIELILQDANSALGKNVTYNLVTHNCEHFATNLRYGKPESLQVKKVLYSALAIGSVTLLLIYLKIFIF, encoded by the coding sequence ATGATGATTATTGGACTTCAGGGCAGACCGGAGAGTCCTAATGTGGGGGATCTCATTGAATTTTCTCGTGTCATCTACAGCCATTGGGCAGTTTATGTGGGAGATGGCTATGTCATCCATCTGacgaaaaataaaaacaagcctAACAAAGGAGAGGTTAAAAGAGATCGACTTTTATATGTAGCCGGATGCTTTCGTTACAAAGTCAACAACATTTTGGACTACAAGTATGAACGCAAAGAGATCGAACTAATTCTACAAGACGCAAACAGTGCCTTAGGTAAAAATGTCACTTATAACCTTGTGACACATAACTGTGAGCACTTTGCAACCAATCTACGTTATGGAAAACCAGAATCACTTCAGGTGAAAAAAGTACTTTACAGTGCACTAGCTATTGGTAGTGTTACACTGCTGCTGATATAtcttaaaatattcatattttaa
- the LOC125780682 gene encoding uncharacterized protein LOC125780682 isoform X1 codes for MGKKTEAELVRQKPKPKNTVPRWRKEYVIKLIQYNMLNRSEAEESFADKAGFEKTLLNLEEKYCIGKRWHERDVIFQSTLKDVDCDIRRQLLFKARTEARERAVLLQLKRKYPDGQGIAIRLSKQVANTNKRLKQTLSQYNNILWPPKTDVFPATMSFQDICDPSWPVCSLLDETIGDGDDSVPRCLKRRGIDAVYMKARAAEEKVLVHQEMKCVIDHLHQQHAFLHSAIISTNEPGAKAALIQRIIQLERRLHCATHAFHHHVPHIPSAPCNYITPGRLHHTVPLHEIETLDGDEDEEEDEDDD; via the exons ATGGGAAAGAAAACTGAGGCAGAGCTCGTCCGACAGAAACCAAAACCTAAAA ATACTGTGCCAAGATGGAGAAAGGAATATGTCATCAAGCTGATTCAGTACAACATGCTTAA TAGGTCTGAGGCTGAAGAGTCATTTGCAGATAAAGCAGG ATTTGAGAAAACCTTGCTGAATTTGGAGGAGAAGTACTGCATAGGGAAAAGGTGGCATGAACGTGATGTGATCTTTCAGTCTACCCTGAAAGATGTTGACTGTGACATCAGAAGACAATTACTGTTCAAAGCTAGAActgaagcaagagagagagctgtCCTCTTACAGCTCAAAAGAAAATATCCAG ATGGCCAAGGCATTGCCATTAGACTTTCCAAGCAAGTTGCAAACACCAACAAGAGACTCAAGCAGACACTAAGCCAGTACAACAACATTCTCTGGCCACCAAAGACTGATGTCTTCCCTGCAACCATGAGTTTTCAGGACATATGTGACCCATCTTGGCCTGTCTGTTCCCTCCTGGATGAAACC ATTGGAGATGGTGATGATTCTGTTCCTAGATGTTTAAAACGACGTGGGATCGATGCAGTATACATGAAGGCCCGGGCTGCTGAAGAAAAGGTCTTGGTCCATCAAGAAATGAAATGTGTAATTGATCACCTTCATCAGCAACATGCTTTTCTCCATTCTGCTATCATTTCAACAAACGAGCCTGGTGCGAAAGCTGCATTAATCCAACGCATCATACAGCTGGAAAGAAGATTACATTGTGCCACACATGCGTTTCATCATCATGTACCACATATTCCTTCTGCTCCATGCAATTACATAACTCCAGGTCGACTCCACCACACTGTGCCACTGCATGAAATAGAAACACTTGATggtgatgaggatgaggaagaggatgaggatgatgactGA
- the LOC125780682 gene encoding uncharacterized protein LOC125780682 isoform X2: MGKKTEAELVRQKPKPKNTVPRWRKEYVIKLIQYNMLKSEAEESFADKAGFEKTLLNLEEKYCIGKRWHERDVIFQSTLKDVDCDIRRQLLFKARTEARERAVLLQLKRKYPDGQGIAIRLSKQVANTNKRLKQTLSQYNNILWPPKTDVFPATMSFQDICDPSWPVCSLLDETIGDGDDSVPRCLKRRGIDAVYMKARAAEEKVLVHQEMKCVIDHLHQQHAFLHSAIISTNEPGAKAALIQRIIQLERRLHCATHAFHHHVPHIPSAPCNYITPGRLHHTVPLHEIETLDGDEDEEEDEDDD; encoded by the exons ATGGGAAAGAAAACTGAGGCAGAGCTCGTCCGACAGAAACCAAAACCTAAAA ATACTGTGCCAAGATGGAGAAAGGAATATGTCATCAAGCTGATTCAGTACAACATGCTTAA GTCTGAGGCTGAAGAGTCATTTGCAGATAAAGCAGG ATTTGAGAAAACCTTGCTGAATTTGGAGGAGAAGTACTGCATAGGGAAAAGGTGGCATGAACGTGATGTGATCTTTCAGTCTACCCTGAAAGATGTTGACTGTGACATCAGAAGACAATTACTGTTCAAAGCTAGAActgaagcaagagagagagctgtCCTCTTACAGCTCAAAAGAAAATATCCAG ATGGCCAAGGCATTGCCATTAGACTTTCCAAGCAAGTTGCAAACACCAACAAGAGACTCAAGCAGACACTAAGCCAGTACAACAACATTCTCTGGCCACCAAAGACTGATGTCTTCCCTGCAACCATGAGTTTTCAGGACATATGTGACCCATCTTGGCCTGTCTGTTCCCTCCTGGATGAAACC ATTGGAGATGGTGATGATTCTGTTCCTAGATGTTTAAAACGACGTGGGATCGATGCAGTATACATGAAGGCCCGGGCTGCTGAAGAAAAGGTCTTGGTCCATCAAGAAATGAAATGTGTAATTGATCACCTTCATCAGCAACATGCTTTTCTCCATTCTGCTATCATTTCAACAAACGAGCCTGGTGCGAAAGCTGCATTAATCCAACGCATCATACAGCTGGAAAGAAGATTACATTGTGCCACACATGCGTTTCATCATCATGTACCACATATTCCTTCTGCTCCATGCAATTACATAACTCCAGGTCGACTCCACCACACTGTGCCACTGCATGAAATAGAAACACTTGATggtgatgaggatgaggaagaggatgaggatgatgactGA